The sequence below is a genomic window from Acidobacteriota bacterium.
TCCATCCGCCCGGGGAATGAACGCGCCCTTCAATCAACACGCTCGGTTGCCGTCGATCACATAAACATGTGACCTACCTCACATATGCGACGTGGCCGAGGTCGCTCGTCGGTGTCGAACGGCATGACTCCGGACGTCACTTTCACGGTGCGCACTGACGTTCAGCGGCACACGGACCCGAGATGTTCATTGTGGCGTCTATTCTCTCGCTGGTGATTCATCGCGTCGCGCTATTCTTGAATGCCTTCCGGCCATTGCATGAAGGTGCCGGTGTCGATCACGATATCGTCAGTGAAATAACTGATTGGACCGCGGGTCCACGGGGTGTCCGGACTTCGGTTCATGCCGTAAGAGACCAGCGTGTACGCGCGTCCGTCGCTTTGGTACATGAACGGTTCATCCCAACCATCGAGAGGATCCATGTTGCCGCGATAGATCGCAATGTGGTCGCGAATCTCTTCGACGTCGACCCACGACGGAGCCAGCGGGAACTCGGTGAAGTCCTGCTGGTACATGCTGACCGCTGCGGCGATTGCCCGCGCGCTGCTGACTGTTCGCGCCTGCCGTGCCCTCTGGACTGCGTTGACGAGATTCGGAATTGCGATGACCGCGATCAAGCCGATGATGGCGACGACAATCAACAACTCGATGAGTGAGAACCCCCGTGATTTCAAGTGAGGTCGACCGTCCATGGCCTGTGTCCCGAGCAATTCGTGTGCCAGATTTCGAATTTCGCGTGAATTCGACCCTTGCCGGCCGGTCTCTTCGGTGCTAGAGTCGGCCCGCCCGGGCGGGCATAACTCAGCTGGTAGAGTGTCAGCTTCCCAAGCTGAACGTCGCGGGTTCGAGTCCCGTTGCCCGCTCCAACCGAACCCTCTTCGACAAGGATTGACTCATGGGTATTTTCGGACACGACGAATCCACACCCGAACAAAAGGCAACACGGCCGGCCGAAAAGTCGGTAAAGGTCCCCAAGCCAGCTTCGAGCTCGGAGCCGACCCTGGTTGCGAGGTCGACGGTTCTGGACGGGCGCATCTCTGGGTCAGCCGAGATCATCGTCAACGGCACCGTCAAGGGAACCATCGATGTGAGTGGAACCGTCACCGTCGCCGAGCACGGCCGCGTGGAAGCGGCAGTCCATGGGCGTTTGGTCACCGTCGCAGGTTCGGTAACGGGCGACATCACAGCCAAAGAGAAAATTTCGCTCGAATCGTCCGCCAGGATCGAAGGAAACCTGACCGCACCCCGGATCCTGATCAACGACGGCGCCGCGTTCAAGGGCAAGGTCAACATGCAGGATTCGCACAGTCCGCCACAGGTGCGCACCTCGAGCGCACGCAAGATCCAGGACGAGTCTCCAAAAGTCTGACAAAGTGCAGCGCCAAGGGGCGAAGAGCCCCATCAATATGCGCTTTGAAGCTGGATCACGACTCTACGGTGCTTGACAGCTCGACAGCTGTCACGCCGTTCGACCCATCGTCTTTCAGAAAGGGCCTGTATCGTTCGCGGTAGATGCCGGCCAGGGTCACGAAGGCGGTCATCGTCAACGGACCGAGAAGGAGCCCGACCGGACCGAACACAACCGCGCCACCGATGAGGGACAGAAAGACGAGCAGAGTATGCATCTGCGCCCTTCTACCCACCAGGTTGGGTTTCAGCCAGTATTCGGCGACAGCCCCGACCGACGCAAGAACGATAAAAAGCACCATGGCCCGCGTCGTTTCACCGGCGAGCAGAAGGAAGATCGTGAACGGAATGTAAACCAGGGATATCCCGATGACCGGAATGAATGCCACCACCGCCATGACGACGCCCCAGAGCACGGGGCCCTGAATCCCGAGACCGAGGAACAGGAACGCTCCGACGGTGCCCTGGATGATCGCAGCCACGCCGTTTCCCACTACCAGGGATGACGCCATGTCCATGAAACGGTGGGCCACGAGGCGTTGCTCGTCGACCGGTAGCGGCGAGGTCTCTTCGATCCAGGTTCGGAACTTGCGGCCATCTACCAGCAGGTAGTAAAGCACGATCACCCAGAACACGAATCCGAACACGAATCGGACCAGGCTCTTCGCCAGAGACACTCCCGATTTGTAGAAGAACCCGCCAATTCGGACTCCCAGGGTGGCAAGAAGCTCGTAGACGCGTTCGATCGTGAGGTTGACGCCAAATGGTTCGAGGACGAGGTTGACCTTGTCGATCGCCTCCTGCCGTTGCTCGAGCATGGTCAGGAGACGCCCTTCGGTCAGCTGGGTGGTGCTCATTTCGTACAGATTCAGCGCCTCCTGCGACACCTCCTGGGCAATCAGGTAGAGGGGCACCAAAAGAAGCGCGAGCAGAATGACGCAGATCAGAACCGCCGCCGTTTTCCGGTGACCGTTGAGGGCCTCGACAAGGCGCCGATAGGACGGGCGAATCAATCCCGCCGCCACGACCGCCAGCAGGATGACCGAGAAAAACGGTGCCAGCACCATCAGCACCACGACGGCGCACACCCCGAGCGCGAAGAGGAGACCGACCCAGGCCGCGCGCTGCGGCGGTTCCGGTGCCCTTACGGCCGACTCGACGTCGACTTCCGGTGGGTCCGCCGCCATCATGCCCGCCTGTCCACCAGGTAGTGCGCCAACTCTTCGACAAAGGCGTCGACGTCGGCCGCAGCGGTCGTACGATCAACCTCGAACTCCTCGATGATGCGCTGCACGAGCGCGTCGTGATCGTCGACGCCTTCGCGCAGGGCTTCAATCAGGCACATCCCGGTCTCGTTGAGGGAATAGACACGAAGCGAATCGATATCGAGGAGGACACCGCTGTGGTCCGCCAGCCGGGTCTGCGAGACGGCATCGGAGGACAGCAGCCGAGAAAGGTCGACAACTCGCCTCATCGCGGAACGGTCCCTCGCCGACTCGTCACAACGGCTCGGCCGGCGCCAGCCTGCCTATTGATTCGACAGACAACCGATTCTCCCGTCTCTCCCACCGTCATACCTCTTCCATTCGTTGCGAAAAAGGTACCGTGAGAACCCGAGTATAACCCTCCCGCGCCAGGGCGCCATCATGACCGACCGGGCGCCCGTCGACCGTCACCCACGCGTGTCCGTCCAACGGGAGCTCTTCGTCTCCTGGGCGGAATCCGATACACAGCTCGACCTCGCCACCCCCGCGCAGCATGCCACCGAGCACGAGCGAACGGACGAGGCAGGTGTCGATCCCGCCGAACCAACGACGCCATAACGCCACTGCTCGTCGGGACGCCAGATCGAGACGGCCGATCGGTTGGTCTCTGACTTCCCCGGTCGTGCCTGTGATGACGCTGACGACTTCCGGTACCGGGAGTCTTTTCACCTTCTCGGCGTGCCTGGCAATTGCGAGGGCTCGCAGGAAGAGCGCGATGTCTACCGGGTCAAACGCCGTGGCAACCTCCTGATGTCCGCCGGTTCGAATTGCGCCCTCTTCGGCGCCGTCTCACGGCGTCACCACGAGCAACATTTCCTCCGGAACGAGGTAGGTGCGCACAGCCTTCTGAACCTCCTCGGGCGTCACCGCCGCGTAGGCGGCATCATCGACCGCCAGCGGGGAGCCCGGTCCCTCGAAAAGAGCACGCCCGACACGGTACGCCCGTGATGCAGCCGAGAGTCCCCTCAGCATTCGCGTCCGCCTCGCACGGGCGTTGAGCCGTTCGAGATCGGGCGCAGCAAGTGGATCGGTACCGAGTTCGCCGACCAGCGAGTTCAGCAGCTCGACCACGCGCTCTGTATTTTCCGGGCGCGTGCCCACGGTTGCCGAAAGGATCCATGCCCCCCCCGGGACCGAGCGAACCCCGGCACCGAGACGGTAGGCCAGTCCCTCACGTTCCCGAATCACCGCCGTCATGCGATCGGAGAGGGCGTCCATCGCCACCAACATCGCCGGCCGGTCCTCGGCTGCAACCTCTGCCAGACGCCCCCAAAGAACCGTCACCTGAGGGGCATCGCCGATTTCCACCTTCGGTGCCTCGTCAGCCGGACGCGGGGCTGGATACGGCCCACGGCTGGGAATAGCCGCCGGTCCACCCGAGAAAGCTCCCTCCACGATCTCGAGGGTTTCCTCTGCCGTCCGGGGAGAGGCGACGGTGATCACCAGGCGGTCAGGGGAAAAATATTCCTGCGACCATGCCGCCAGGCTGTCGCCACCATCCTCCCTGGTGATGGGGGGCGTGCCCTGCGGTCCTGAAACCGGCCGCGCCAAGGGATGATCAGCGCCCAGTATCGTCGCAAACAACAACCGTTGCGCATTTTCGGAGCCCCTATTGTCTGCTTCCCGGGCCGAAAGATGTCCATCGATCGCCGATCGCCATCCGTCGTCATCCCACGCCGGGGCGCGGATCATTTCTGCCAGCATCGTGAGAGCCAGGGTAAAGCTTCGTGCAGGGCCCTCGATCCGGACATATGAGAAATCCGGAACGTGGTAACGATTGTCGAACGGGATCGCCGGCGAGTCGGCGGTTTTGACGTCGATGCCCGCACGCTCGAACCGGCGCTCGAGCTCTCTGGCGCCACTGAGTACTGTTCCACCCGTGAGCAGACGGTGGAGCAAATCAGCCGCTCCGGCGTTCTCTTCGGGCTCGCGGAGGGTACGATCCGCCACCAGGAGGTGGATACCGAATACCTCACTGCCGGTCTCCGGGAGAATGCCGACCACGACGCCGTTGGCCAGTGTTGTGGTCAGGCTTCCGAGCGGTCCTTCTTCAAATCCAGTCGACGCTTTTCGCTGGGCAGTCTCCACCGGAGCCGGGAGCGGCACCCTGCCTTCGGGGCCTCCGTCCCCGAGCCAGGACGCCCTGGTTCGCGGACCGGCCTGAGCGAGCAGGTCGCCCGCCGCAGATCGCACTTCCATCGGAGTCACCTGCGAAGGGGCCACCGACTCGGCCAGGTCGCCCCGGCCGGATGCCAGGGCCTCGCCGTAGAACACCGCCGCGTAGTGCAGGCGCTGATCGTTGAGCGCACGTTCCCCAGCCCACACCTGCTGGATGGCCGAGACCTGGGCGTCACCGGGTCCTGCGGCCGCCGAGCCCAGAGCGCCGAGAGTGCGGGAGAGCAGGGCCTCGGGCTTGACTCCGGTCGCCGCCTCGATCCGAATCTCCACGAGATCTCGGGGCACCCGAGGCAGACGAACGACCGATATGTCTCGAACCCACTCCGAGCCCAGGGCCGAGGCGAGCGGCCCGTCTGCGCTTTCCAGCCAACGGGAGACGACCTCGATCGCGGTGGCCGATTCCGCGAGGGCATCCGGAGCTGCGACAACCACCGAAAGCGTGCCACCACCCGGTCCATGTTGCGCTCCGGGCATCCCGTGTCCCATACCCATCGAAGGCATGCCCGCGGGCGCCTCGGCCGGTTTCGGCGCAGGTACCGCTGCCCACTGGCCCCAGCCGGGCCAGTCGAGTGAATCGGACCGTTCCGGGCGCGGCGGACCGGCAGCGAGCGCGTTGAACGGTGTCAAAACGTCGTCCAGGCCATCGAGGGCCAGGTCTCCGGTAACCAGCAGCCGGTACCCGGACGGTGCGTAGTGGGCCTTCCAGTAGCGAATCACCTCGTCTCGGGTCGTGGCACCAACCGAATCGATGGTCCCGCCGACCGGGTGCTCGAGCGGCGTGGCACTCCACTGCACGCTCCGCAGCCGTTCCTCCTTGAGGCCATTGGGCGAGGCGTGATCCTTCGCGAGCTCCTCGAGGATGACTTTCTTCTCCTTTTCGTAGACTGCCGCCCCGATGGTGGATCGGGTCAGCATACCGGCTATCAGCTCAGCTGCCGCGACTGCGTCCTCTCGAGGGACCAGTGCGAAAAAGACTGTCGCCTGCTCCCGAGTGAATGCATTCATGTACGCGGACAGCCGTTCGAATGCCTCGGTCACACCCCGCTCGTCGAGATCGTCAAAACCGTCGAAGAGGAGGTGCTCGAGATAGTGCGATAGGCCTCCCATCTCGCTCGGTTCGTCCTGCGAACCGGCAGGAACGGCAACCGTGATCAGGACCGTTCCGGAGCCCGGACGTGGCAAAATCAAGGCTTTGGCACCCGACGGCAGAACCCGCTCGACCGGACCCTGCGACAGGGCTTCTTCAGTGTTACCGGCGGATGGCGTCACGGCCATGCCAGCACAGACGAAGCCCGCCAGGATGAGGTAAGACGACACACGACGCAATATTGAAGAGAGCATGGCGCGGATTGTAACCCACCTCGCGCCCAGCCACCCTCCCGGCCCGACGGCTCGACGGCTCGACGGCTCGACGGCGAACGGATCTGGCTTGGCGTCGTCAGTGTCAAGGCCGGTTGGCGTTCAGCCGCACGGATGTGGATGGTTAGATGCGCGGAACCCGTTTGGCCGTATAGCCGTCTGTGGGCGGTCCGGAGTGCTACCATCTGCGCGTGGCAAGTCTCAAGAGGCTGTTGGGTTATATGCGCCCTTACCTCGGCCAGATGATCGCAGCAGCAATCATGTTGGCCATCGCAGGCGCCCTGATGAGCCTGGCGGTCGCAACCCTCAAACCCATCGTCAACGACGTCCTTCTCGCCACGCCGGCTTCGACTGCCGCGACGTCAACCGTCGACGAAGAGACGGACCTCCTGGACGACATGATCGATAGGCTACCGATCGAAGAAGCATCCGCCTGGCTGCGTGACAGGCCGCTGGTCAAGGTGCCGATTCTGCTGGTTGTGATCTTCTTCATCCGGGGTATCCTGCTCTATCTCGGGGAATACCTGACCAGGAAGACGGGGTCAGCGGTGATTCGCGACCTGCGAGGGGACCTCCACGAATCACTCGTCTATCAGTCACCCAGCTTCTACCGTACCCATCAAACGGGCGAGGTGCTGTCCCGTTTGCTCAATGACATGCACCTCATCAAGCTGATGTCGACGCTGGTGTTGGCCGATGCCTTTCGCGTCGGCGCCATGGCGCCCGCGATGCTCGCCCTCGTCCTCATCTACGACTGGCGAATGACGGTGATGGCCCTGATCGTCTTGCCGCTCATGGGATATCCCGTCATGCGCCTCGGCAGACGCCTGCGCAAGGCGGCAACCCGCTCTCAGGAGGAGACTGCAACAGCTGCCAATCAGCTCAAGGAATCGGTCACCGGCGCCAAAATCATCCAGGCGTTTTCGATGGAAGAGATAGCCATCGAGCGCTTCCACGAAACTCTCGCGCGCCTGTTCAAAGTCGATCTTCAGGCGAGCCGAGCGGCATCCGCCTCGGGGCCGATCGTCGAGCTCGTCGGAGCAATCGCAGGTGGCGTCCTCTTCTTCCTCGCGGGGAAAGGCATAGCCTCCGGCTCCGTCGATCCCGGCAACTTCGTGGTCGTTCTCGGTGGTCTCACATTCCTCTTCATGTCTGCCCGGCGGCTCAACCAGATCAATGTCCAGGTGCAGCAGGCCCTTTCGGCCGCGGACAGAATCTTCGCCATGATTGACTGGCCGCTGGAGATCCAGGATCTCCCGGGTGCGCGGGAGCTCGAGGTCGAACCCAAGGACATCCACTTCGACAATGTCGTCTACTCGTATCCGGACTCGAACGAACCGGCGATCAAAGGCGTCGACCTCCACCTGAGGCGCGGCGAGATGGTCGCCCTGGTCGGGCCGTCGGGCGGCGGCAAGACGACCCTGGCGAACCTGATGCTCCGCTTTGCCGACCCGACATCGGGTAGCGTCAAAATGCATGGCGCCGACCTCCGCGACCTGACGATCGCCTCAGTCCGGGGCAACATCGGCCTCGTGACCCAGGAGACGATCCTGTTCGACGACACGGTCCGGCTTAATATCGCCTCCGGCCGAGAAGAGGCATCGCTCGAGGATGTCCGGAAGGCCGCCGTTGCGGCCCAGGCGGACAAGTTCGTGAGCGAGCTGCCGGACGGTTACGAAACAATGCTCGGCGAAGGTGGGGCCAGGCTTTCAATGGGCCAGCGCCAACGCCTGACGATTGCGCGCGCCATCTACAAAGACCCGGCTTTTCTGGTGTTCGATGAAGCGACCTCAGCCCTGGATGCGGAGTCCGAGGACAAGGTGCAACAGGCGATGAACGTTCTCATGGAAGGACGTGGCAGTCTGGTGATCGCTCACCGATTGGCGACCATCCGCGAGGCGGATCGGATCATCGTCCTGGCCGATGGCCGGATCGTCGAAGAGGGAAACCACCAGACCCTGATGGATCGAGACGGGCTCTACGCCCACCTCCACAGGCTCCAGTTCCAAACCTGAACCGATCGTGTCGCCGAATTGGCTAAGCCAACGCCTTCCATAGCAGGAATGCCGTGACTCCGAGAAGACCGATCACCATCCAGTACTCGCGGTTGCGCGTCATTCGCGCGGCCGACCAACTCGCCGGCGTGTAGTCCTGGTACGGACGAAAGGTCGGAAATAGCGCCGGAACGGCCTCGAAGTAACGGTCGTATGCCTCTCCATGCTCCTCGCGCAGGCGCGCCGGCTCGACCCTTTCCTTGCGCCGCATGTAGACGCCCAGGAACCACGCCCAACCCACGACCAGGGCCACCAGGCTCAGGTGGTGTGGGAGGTTGACCATGATGATGAGGCCAGTGAGGATCAGGAACCGGCCGAGGTAGAGCGGATTGCGGGTATAGCGGTAGGGTCCGGCCGTCATCAGCTCCTTGGTCTTCAGCAGCAGCCCCGAGGACCAGAAACGCACGCTCTCTCCCAGGAACACGAAAATGAAGCCGATCGCAACACTGAGCACGGTCGGTTGCGAGTAGTAGATCAACGCCAGAACGACGAGGAACAGCGCCACCAGGCGCAGTATGCCGAGGAACCTGTTGTACTCACCTTCGCTCATGGACGTCTCCCAACCCTTTGATCGTCCGGCAGGATAGCGCACAAACCCTGGATTGTGTATCTCTCACCGCTTTCCGCGCAGCCGGTTCAAAACGTCCTTCACCTTTCGGCCACGCCTGTGCCAGGCGGCAGCGGCCGTGCTCACCGAGGCCACGGCGGCATCCACATCACCGCCGGTGAATCTCGCACGCATGCGTGCCAGGTTCACTCGGTCCGACTCGCGGAATCGCTCGAAGAGACGCCTCCTGATCGGTCCGGGCTTTTCTCCCAGGACCCAGGCAGTGGCGAGATCGACGATGTACAGCGACTCGTCGTCACCTAGCAGCACGTCGCGGTGGTGAAGATCAGCCAGGGCCACGCCCCGATCATGGATCTCATCCACCGCCTCACTCAGTCGTTCGAAAATGCTCTCATCGACAACGTCACCGACTCGCTCGCGCAACGGCTCAGCCTCGACCCACCGTGTTGCCAGAACGTGCGGTCCCAGGCGCCCAAGAAACTCGGGCAACGCTGACGCTCCTCGCGCGGCTTCGTAGGCCGCCGATTCACGTCGAATCAGCCATCGGCCGAGCGTATTGCGAAGGAGGAATCCCCTCGGGGCATAGGTCTTGACCGTCACCCTTTCGCCATCGAGATCGAAGAAACGAACGTCCGCCTTGGTTCCGTTGCGTCCCCTGATTTCCCGCACCGGGCTTCGGCCTTCCAGCCGTCCGGGGTTGAATGATACCCGGTCTCCGGCGTGTGAAATAATGTGGGTCATGGTGAGAGTGTAATCGATGCCATCCGGGAAAGCCCCCACTCCGAACGTCCCGGCCAGATCCACCCTCGACCAGGCGCCAAAGGAGTTCTTGACCGACGGTGCGCCGTTCAAGGCCGACGTCATGGTCGTCGACGCGGGAGACGGGCCCATGATCGTCAAGGACTTCGCCCGGCGATCGTGGTGGCGGCGTCTGATCGGCCGTCTCGAGATCAATCGCGAGTCTCGGGCGTACGCCTACGCCGGCCCCCGTCCGTGGTTCCCGACGTTCATCGGCCGGATCGATGATCACGCCCTCGCGGTGGAAAAGGTTGACGGGGTCTCACTGAGGTTCGCCGAAGACATCGACGAACGGCGGGACAATTACCTCGGCCAGCTCCGCACGGCGATGGAACGGATGACCGACATCGGCTTCCTCCACCTCGACGCTCGCGCGTACAGAAACGTTCTTCTTCGACCCGACGGCCGCGTGGTTTTCATCGATTTGGCGGGATCCTTTTGGATCCCCCCGGGCCGACCGGGGCACCGTCTGCTGAAACGCTTCATCGAGCTCTACTACGAAGCCAATATCATCAAGTGGGAGACGATACTCGCCCCCGGCGGTGATCCGCGCCTCGGCCAACCGAAGCCGCCGCGGTATGTTCACGGGATCGTGGATCTTTGGCGTGCCCGCAAGAGGCTGCGAAACCGACCTGCCACCGGCCGCCCTTCCGGGAGGCAATGACCAGCTTATCGGGAGTTCGGCGAACTCCGGGGGGAGCCGGATAGCGCCC
It includes:
- a CDS encoding prepilin-type N-terminal cleavage/methylation domain-containing protein is translated as MDGRPHLKSRGFSLIELLIVVAIIGLIAVIAIPNLVNAVQRARQARTVSSARAIAAAVSMYQQDFTEFPLAPSWVDVEEIRDHIAIYRGNMDPLDGWDEPFMYQSDGRAYTLVSYGMNRSPDTPWTRGPISYFTDDIVIDTGTFMQWPEGIQE
- a CDS encoding polymer-forming cytoskeletal protein, which encodes MGIFGHDESTPEQKATRPAEKSVKVPKPASSSEPTLVARSTVLDGRISGSAEIIVNGTVKGTIDVSGTVTVAEHGRVEAAVHGRLVTVAGSVTGDITAKEKISLESSARIEGNLTAPRILINDGAAFKGKVNMQDSHSPPQVRTSSARKIQDESPKV
- a CDS encoding AI-2E family transporter translates to MMAADPPEVDVESAVRAPEPPQRAAWVGLLFALGVCAVVVLMVLAPFFSVILLAVVAAGLIRPSYRRLVEALNGHRKTAAVLICVILLALLLVPLYLIAQEVSQEALNLYEMSTTQLTEGRLLTMLEQRQEAIDKVNLVLEPFGVNLTIERVYELLATLGVRIGGFFYKSGVSLAKSLVRFVFGFVFWVIVLYYLLVDGRKFRTWIEETSPLPVDEQRLVAHRFMDMASSLVVGNGVAAIIQGTVGAFLFLGLGIQGPVLWGVVMAVVAFIPVIGISLVYIPFTIFLLLAGETTRAMVLFIVLASVGAVAEYWLKPNLVGRRAQMHTLLVFLSLIGGAVVFGPVGLLLGPLTMTAFVTLAGIYRERYRPFLKDDGSNGVTAVELSSTVES
- a CDS encoding PqqD family protein, with the protein product MRRVVDLSRLLSSDAVSQTRLADHSGVLLDIDSLRVYSLNETGMCLIEALREGVDDHDALVQRIIEEFEVDRTTAAADVDAFVEELAHYLVDRRA
- a CDS encoding lasso peptide biosynthesis B2 protein; protein product: MKRLPVPEVVSVITGTTGEVRDQPIGRLDLASRRAVALWRRWFGGIDTCLVRSLVLGGMLRGGGEVELCIGFRPGDEELPLDGHAWVTVDGRPVGHDGALAREGYTRVLTVPFSQRMEEV
- a CDS encoding insulinase family protein, which produces MLSSILRRVSSYLILAGFVCAGMAVTPSAGNTEEALSQGPVERVLPSGAKALILPRPGSGTVLITVAVPAGSQDEPSEMGGLSHYLEHLLFDGFDDLDERGVTEAFERLSAYMNAFTREQATVFFALVPREDAVAAAELIAGMLTRSTIGAAVYEKEKKVILEELAKDHASPNGLKEERLRSVQWSATPLEHPVGGTIDSVGATTRDEVIRYWKAHYAPSGYRLLVTGDLALDGLDDVLTPFNALAAGPPRPERSDSLDWPGWGQWAAVPAPKPAEAPAGMPSMGMGHGMPGAQHGPGGGTLSVVVAAPDALAESATAIEVVSRWLESADGPLASALGSEWVRDISVVRLPRVPRDLVEIRIEAATGVKPEALLSRTLGALGSAAAGPGDAQVSAIQQVWAGERALNDQRLHYAAVFYGEALASGRGDLAESVAPSQVTPMEVRSAAGDLLAQAGPRTRASWLGDGGPEGRVPLPAPVETAQRKASTGFEEGPLGSLTTTLANGVVVGILPETGSEVFGIHLLVADRTLREPEENAGAADLLHRLLTGGTVLSGARELERRFERAGIDVKTADSPAIPFDNRYHVPDFSYVRIEGPARSFTLALTMLAEMIRAPAWDDDGWRSAIDGHLSAREADNRGSENAQRLLFATILGADHPLARPVSGPQGTPPITREDGGDSLAAWSQEYFSPDRLVITVASPRTAEETLEIVEGAFSGGPAAIPSRGPYPAPRPADEAPKVEIGDAPQVTVLWGRLAEVAAEDRPAMLVAMDALSDRMTAVIREREGLAYRLGAGVRSVPGGAWILSATVGTRPENTERVVELLNSLVGELGTDPLAAPDLERLNARARRTRMLRGLSAASRAYRVGRALFEGPGSPLAVDDAAYAAVTPEEVQKAVRTYLVPEEMLLVVTP
- a CDS encoding ABC transporter ATP-binding protein/permease; protein product: MASLKRLLGYMRPYLGQMIAAAIMLAIAGALMSLAVATLKPIVNDVLLATPASTAATSTVDEETDLLDDMIDRLPIEEASAWLRDRPLVKVPILLVVIFFIRGILLYLGEYLTRKTGSAVIRDLRGDLHESLVYQSPSFYRTHQTGEVLSRLLNDMHLIKLMSTLVLADAFRVGAMAPAMLALVLIYDWRMTVMALIVLPLMGYPVMRLGRRLRKAATRSQEETATAANQLKESVTGAKIIQAFSMEEIAIERFHETLARLFKVDLQASRAASASGPIVELVGAIAGGVLFFLAGKGIASGSVDPGNFVVVLGGLTFLFMSARRLNQINVQVQQALSAADRIFAMIDWPLEIQDLPGARELEVEPKDIHFDNVVYSYPDSNEPAIKGVDLHLRRGEMVALVGPSGGGKTTLANLMLRFADPTSGSVKMHGADLRDLTIASVRGNIGLVTQETILFDDTVRLNIASGREEASLEDVRKAAVAAQADKFVSELPDGYETMLGEGGARLSMGQRQRLTIARAIYKDPAFLVFDEATSALDAESEDKVQQAMNVLMEGRGSLVIAHRLATIREADRIIVLADGRIVEEGNHQTLMDRDGLYAHLHRLQFQT
- a CDS encoding isoprenylcysteine carboxylmethyltransferase family protein is translated as MSEGEYNRFLGILRLVALFLVVLALIYYSQPTVLSVAIGFIFVFLGESVRFWSSGLLLKTKELMTAGPYRYTRNPLYLGRFLILTGLIIMVNLPHHLSLVALVVGWAWFLGVYMRRKERVEPARLREEHGEAYDRYFEAVPALFPTFRPYQDYTPASWSAARMTRNREYWMVIGLLGVTAFLLWKALA